One Castanea sativa cultivar Marrone di Chiusa Pesio chromosome 4, ASM4071231v1 DNA window includes the following coding sequences:
- the LOC142631472 gene encoding deoxypodophyllotoxin synthase-like translates to MGRQALSKIPVIDFSSEDLKPGTNSWLSTRKAVCHALEEQGCFIAEIGNKISLELHNKIFGTIGELFELPTETKMQNTHDKPYRGYISVGSAHESMGIDNATCLEESQKFTNLMWPNGNDHFCEGANLYAKLMAEIDQTVTRMVFENYGVEKYYDSNIASTGYVIRFGKYKEYQNYDPKKGFPTHTDKSFTSIVQQHHVNAFEVQTRDGEWIGLDPTPSSFLYMAGDAFQAWSNDRLRPCKHRVMMNGNKTIHLLGLFTFNEGTIHVPEELVDDEHPLQYKPFDHIDYVRSQEGQGHENPIKVYCGV, encoded by the exons ATGGGTAGACAAGCACTGTCCAAAATTCCAGTCATAGATTTCTCAAGTGAGGACTTGAAGCCTGGCACAAATTCTTGGCTCTCAACACGCAAAGCTGTTTGCCATGCACTAGAAGAACAAGGTTGTTTTATTGCAGAAATTGGCAACAAGATTTCTTTGGAGCTCCATAACAAAATCTTTGGTACAATAGGAGAGTTGTTTGAGCTCCCCACAGAAACCAAGATGCAAAACACACATGACAAACCTTACCGTGGCTACATCAGTGTTGGTTCAGCCCATGAAAGCATGGGGATTGATAATGCAACGTGCCTAGAAGAAAGCCAGAAGTTCACAAATCTCATGTGGCCTAATGGGAATGATCATTTCTG TGAAGGAGCTAATTTGTACGCAAAGCTAATGGCAGAAATTGATCAAACGGTGACAAGAATGGTGTTTGAAAACTATGGTGTTGAGAAATACTATGACTCAAACATTGCATCAACTGGGTATGTTATCCGATTTGGAAAATACAAAGAATATCAGAATTATGATCCTAAGAAGGGCTTTCCTACTCACACGGACAAGTCCTTCACCAGCATAGTGCAGCAGCACCATGTTAATGCTTTTGAGGTACAGACCAGGGATGGTGAGTGGATTGGCTTAGATCCTACACCTTCGTCATTTTTGTACATGGCTGGTGATGCATTTCAG GCATGGAGCAATGACAGGTTACGGCCTTGCAAGCATAGAGTAATGATGAATGGAAACAAGACAATACATTTGCTTGGGCTCTTTACATTCAACGAAGGGACAATACATGTACCAGAAGAGCTGGTTGATGATGAACACCCTTTACAGTATAAGCCATTTGATCACATTGATTATGTTAGATCACAAGAAGGTCAGGGACATGAGAATCCTATCAAAGTTTATTGCGGTGTTTGA
- the LOC142631473 gene encoding putative 2-oxoglutarate-dependent dioxygenase AOP1, producing MTEVEGWSLCPVASATGQVAMQICVRILTCLVVTGHWTQVIPEVEGKSICSVGQPLFLSAYTKYPLSIPVVDLSNLDLKPGTKAWFSARKDVCHALEEYGCFVVELSNKIPSELHNTIFGTFGKLFEFPTETKMKFTSERPFHGYFSSPKYERLVIDNATSTDVTQKFTNIFWPNGNHHVRECTDSYVKLMAELDKMVTKMVFENYGVGNYYDSHMESTTHSFGILKYNEPQKTGSNNGLDNHTDKHFTTILHQNRVKGLEIKTKDDEWIDFDPSPSSFIFLAGDGLQVWSNDRIKACVHRVLLAENLETRYSLGLFSHNNKTICVPEELVDEEHPLHYKPLNLRDYAQEQKRLIPYQKELSLKVFCGV from the exons ATGACAGAAGTTGAAGGGTGGAGCTTGTGTCCAGTGGCCAGTGCTACTGGACAAGTTGCGATGCAGATATGTGTCCGTATCTTAACGTGTCTAGTGGTTACTGGCCACTGGACACAAGTCATACCCGAAGTTGAAG GTAAATCAATCTGCTCTGTTGGACAACCATTG tttttaagtgcATATACCAAATACCCCCTTAGT ATTCCAGTTGTTGATCTCTCCAACTTGGACCTGAAACCTGGTACAAAAGCATGGTTCTCAGCTCGCAAAGATGTTTGCCATGCACTTGAAGAATACGGTTGTTTTGTAGTGGAGCTTAGCAATAAAATTCCTTCAGAGCTTCACAACACAATCTTTGGCACATTTGGAAAGTTGTTTGAGTTCCCCACAGAAACCAAAATGAAATTCACCTCTGAAAGGCCTTTCCATGGctatttctcttctcctaagtACGAACGCCTGGTGATTGATAATGCAACCTCCACAGATGTAACTCAAAAGTTTACCAATATCTTCTGGCCCAATGGGAATCATCATGTCCG CGAATGTACTGATTCATATGTGAAGCTGATGGCGGAATTAGATAAAATGGTGACAAAAATGGTATTTGAAAATTATGGCGTGGGGAATTACTATGACTCTCACATGGAATCAACTACTCACAGTTTCggcattttaaaatataatgaaCCTCAGAAAACTGGGAGCAACAACGGCCTTGACAACCACACGGACAAGCACTTTACCACCATACTTCACCAAAATCGTGTAAAGGGTTTGGAGATAAAAACAAAGGATGATGAATGGATTGATTTTGATCCCTCCCCTTCGTCCTTTATATTCTTGGCAGGTGATGGACTCCAG GTTTGGAGCAATGATAGGATAAAAGCTTGCGTCCATCGAGTTTTGTTGGCTGAAAATCTTGAGACAAGATATTCACTTGGGTTGTTTTCGCACAACAATAAGACGATATGTGTGCCAGAAGAATTAGTCGATGAAGAGCATCCCTTACACTACAAGCCATTAAATCTTCGTGATTATGCTCAAGAACAAAAAAGACTAATCCCTTATCAAAAAGAACTTTCTCTCAAAGTCTTTTGTGGTGTTTAA